The genomic segment CCGCCCGTTCGACCTGCTCCGGGCCGGGGACGGCGACCGTGGCGACCTCGAGGCCGTCGAACGGGTGCGTGACTTCCAGCGTGGTGGCGCCCTGTTCGGGCAGCCCGGCGATCCAGGCCGGGCGGGGTTCCGGGGTGTAGGCCTCCTCGGTCACGCGACCAGCACCTTGAGCGCGGTGCGGTCGGCCATCGCCTGGTACGCCTGGGGAACCTGCTCCAGCGACATCGTCACGTCGAAGACCTTGCCGGGCTCGACGCGGCCGTCGAGCACGTCCGGCAGCAGTTGCTCGATGTAGTGCCGCGCGGGCGCGACACCGCCGGTGATGGTGATGTTGTTGCCGAAGACGTACCGCCCGATCAGGCCCTCGGAGTACTGCGGCACGCCGACCCGGCTGATCCGCCCGCCCGGGCGCACCACGCCGATGCCCATCTCGAACGCGGGCTTGGTGCCGACGCATTCGAGCACGGCGTGCGTGCCGGAGCCACCGGTCAGCTCGCGTACCTTCGCGATGCCCTCCTCGCCGCGTTCGGCGACCACGTCGGTCGCGCCGAACTCGCGGCCGAGATCGGTCCGTGCCTGGTGGCGGCCCATCAGGATGATGCGCTCGGCACCGAGCCGCCGGGCGGCCAGCACCGCGCACAACCCGACCGCGCCGTCGCCGATCACGGTCACCGTTGTGCGTTCGCTCACGCCCGCGGTGACCGCGGCGTGGTGCCCGGTGGAGAACACGTCGGACAGGGTCAGCAGCGACGGCAGCAACGCGGTGTCGTTCCCGCTCACCGGCAGCTTCACCAGCGTGCCGTCCGCCTGCGGCACGCGGACCGCTTCGCCCTGGCCGCCGTCGACGTCGTGCACGCCCCAGTTGCCGCCGTTCCGGCAGGAGGTGTGCAGGCCTTCGCGGCAGAACTCGCAGGTGTTGTCGGAGTAGACGAACGGCGCCACGACCAGGTCACCGGCCTTGACCGTGCGCACCTCGCGGCCCGCGTCCTCGACCACCCCGAGGAACTCGTGCCCGATGCGCTGCCCCTGCTCGGTGGCCTCGCGGCTGGCGTACGGCCACAGGTCGCTGCCGCAGACGCACGACCGGAGCACCCGCACCACCGCGTCCGACGGCGTGCGGAGCACCGGGTCCGGCACGTCCTCCACGCGCACGTCGCCCGCTCCGTAGATCAGCGTGGCTCGCATCCCCGTCCTTTCCTCGAAGTCATCACCTGCGACGATAGTGGCCGACGAGAAGGAGGTCGGCGAGTGAACAGCAGCACCGGGCCGGTGCTCGTGGTGGACTTCGGGGCGCAGTACGCCCAGCTGATCGCGCGGCGGGTCCGCGAGGCGCAGGTCTACTCCGAGGTGGTACCGCACACCGCCGCAGTCGACGAGCTGCTGGCGAAGAACCCGGCCGCGATCATCCTTTCGGGTGGACCGTCCAGTGTGTACGAAGAGGGCGCGCCCGCGATGGACCCGGCGCTGGTCGAGGCGGGCGTGCCGGTGTTCGGCATCTGCTACGGCTTCCAGCTGCTGGCCAGCGCGCTGGGCGGCACCGTGGAGGCGACCGGGGCGCGCGAGTACGGCCGCACCGAGGTCAAGGTCACCGGCGACGGTGGCGTCCTGCACGACGAACTGCCCACGCGGCACCCCGCCTGGATGAGCCACGGTGACAGCGTGACCAAGGCACCCGAGGGCGCCGTGGTCACCGCGACCTCCGATGGCGCCCCGGTCGCCGGGTTCGAGGACACCGGCCGCCGGATCGCCGGCGTGCAGTACCACCCGGAAGTGGGGCACTCCCCGCACGGGCAGGAGGTGCTGCGCCGGTTCCTGCACGAGATCGCCGGTATTCGTCCACAGTGGACCACGGCGTCCATTGTGGAGGACCAGGTCGCGAAGATCGCCGCGCAGGTCGGCGACGGCCGGGCGATCTGCGGGCTGTCCGGCGGGGTGGACTCCGCGGTGGCCGCCGCGCTGGTGCAGCGCGCCATCGGTGACCGGCTCACCTGCGTCTTCGTCGACCACGGCCTGCTGCGGGCCGGGGAACGCACCCAGGTGGAACGCGACTTCGTCGCCGCGACCGGGGTCAACCTGGTCACCGTGGACGCGCGCGAGCGGTTCATGGACGCGCTCGCCGGGGTCACCGACCCCGAGCAGAAGCGCAAGATCATCGGCCGCGAGTTCATCCGCGTGTTCGAGCAGGCCGAGCGCGACCTCAAGGCCGAGGGCGACTACCGGTTCCTGGTGCAGGGCACGCTCTACCCGGACGTGGTCGAGTCCGGCGGTGGCGCGGGCACGTCGAACATCAAGAGTCACCACAACGTCGGCGGCCTGCCCGAGGACCTGGCCTTCGAACTGGTCGAGCCGCTGCGGTTGCTGTTCAAGGACGAGGTGCGCCGGGTCGGGCTGGAACTGGGCCTGCCGGAGACGATCGTGCACCGGCAGCCGTTCCCCGGGCCGGGGCTGGGCATCCGGATCATCGGCGAGGTCACCCCGGAGCGGCTGGCCACGCTGCGCTCGGCCGACGCGATCGCGCGCGAGGAACTGACCGCGGCGGGCATGGACCGCGACATCTGGCAGTGCCCGGTGGTGCTGCTGGCCGACGTGCGCAGCGTCGGCGTCCAGGGCGACGGCCGGACCTACGGGCACCCGGTGGTGCTGCGGCCGGTGTCCAGCGAGGACGCGATGACCGCGGACTGGACGCGCCTGCCGTACGAGGTGCTGGAGCGGATTTCGACCCGGATCACCAACGAGGTGGCCGACGTGAACCGCGTGGTGCTGGACGTGACCAGCAAGCCGCCGGGCACCATCGAATGGGAATGAGCACCGCGCAGCGATCCCGTTGAGGGTGGTGGCGGGTTACGGGTGGGAGTAGTACCGCGCAGCGGTTCCGTTGAGGGTGGTGGCGGGTGACGGGTGGGCGGGAATGAGCACCGCGCAGCGGTTCCGTTGAGGGACACGAATGTGGCTTTGGGGGCCGAATCCGCCCCCAAAGCCACATTCGTGTCCGGGGAGCTTCGGGCGGGTGCGGCGAGTGTGGGGTTCGGCTGCGGGAGTGTGGAGTTCGGCCTCCTGAGTGTGGGACTCGCCCGGGATGCGGCGGGTGCCGGGCGAGTCTCACGTTCGTGCAGCCGAGTTCCACACTCAGAGCCTCGAGCCAGCCAAGCGGGAGGACACGAATGCAATGAGTGGGGCATTACTTGCAATGGATGCAAGTAATGCCCCACTCCTGGCGTTCGGAGCGAGCGGCGGAGCTAGTGCTTCTTGCCGCTGAACGAGGCGCCCAGCAGGAGCAGGCCGACCAGCACCGCGGCGCCGGCGATCAGCCAGCGCGGGTCGAAGCCGGGCAGTGGCAGGGCGCCGTCGGTGAGCACGTAGCCCGACGCGCCGAGCGTCGCCAGGCCGATCAGCAGGGTGAACACGTCCAGCCTGCGGGCCGGGCGCACCTGGGTCTCGCGGTCGGTTTCCTCAGCCACGGCGCACCTCCACGCTGCCGGTCGAAGTGGTCACGTCCAGGTCGTACTTCGGCCCGCCCGCGCCGTCGCGGCCCAGGTCGGTCACGGTGATCGGCGCGTTGCCGAGGCCGCTGTGCGAGCGCCCGAGGCATTCGATGTCGCCGACCGAGCTGGCGCAGGTGACCTGCACGTCAGCGTCCTCCGGCACGATCACCGTGGAGCTGCCGAGCGTGGTCCGCACGATGGTGGTCACCGGGGTGCCCGACGGCAGGTCGGTCAGGTCGAGGTCGATGTCGCCCGCGGTCTGCTCGTAGACCGGCAGCACCTCGCCGGCCGCCCGCGGGGTCGCGTTGATGCTGCCGACCCCGCCGCCGACCGCCTGGAACGGCACCGCGGTCAGCGCCACCCCGGCGATGGACAGCGGCACGGCCAGCCCGATCAGGCCGCGCCCGCCCCCGGTGAGGGAACCGGCGACCATGCCGATCCCGAGCACGCCGAGCGTCACGCCGATGATGTGCGCCGGGTCGAACCAGGGCACACCGGAGATGCCGAGCGCGGTCATCACCCCGGCGGCGACCAGCGCCACCGCGAAGGTCGCCTTGCTCACCGCGGACGACCGGCGTCGCGGGACCGGGGGTGCCGCGGGCTCGTGGAGCACCGGGGCCGGGTTCGGGTCGGGCAGGTCCCAGGCGAACGGCGCCGCGCCGAGCGGGTCCCACTGCGGGGGCGCGTCGGTACTGCTGGACACGGTGGTACCTCCGTCGGTCATGGTGAACCCCGCGTCGTGACCGGGAGCCGGTGGCACGGCGGGACGGTTGAACTGGCCGCGACTGCGGTGCAGCAGGTACAGCGCGAGCATGAGCAGGCCGAAGCCGAAGAAGCCGCCGCCGTCGAACCAGTTCCCGGCGAACGACCACGGCACGACGAAGAACAGCGAGCAGGCGAGCACCACGGTCAGCGCCGGGTTCATCGAACTCCGGCCGCGCCCGATCAGCCCCTCGATCGGCGAGACCTCGTCGTGCTCGTCGGCGAAGAGCAGCCAGCCGACCACGTACAGGGCGATCCCGATGCCCCCGAACACGGTCGCGGCGACCAGCGCCACGCGGACCAGCACCGGGTCGATGCCGTAGCGGTTGCCGATCGCGGCCGCCACGCCGGCGGCCTTGCGGCCCTGTTTCGGGCGCCGCGGGCGGCTGACCCAGAAGTCCTTGACGGTCTCTTCGAAACCGTTGAGCCCCGACTTCGAAGTTTCCGGCGGCTGCGTCGATGTCCCACTCATGCCATCGAGGATGCGGTCCGCACCGGTCCCCGCACATCCGGGATGTCCCCTGAACTTGCTCAGGGGCGGGCGGACCCGGGTCCACCTCGGGGGTTTCCCTGATGATTCCGGTTCCCGGCCGTGTGACCATGGGCCACGTGCCAGAACAGGTCCAGCGAACCCCCGAAACCGCGCCGCCGGAGGCGGAGACCGTGGTGATCCCGGCTCCCCGCTCGGCGGTGGAGGAAACCGGCCCGCCGAAGCTGCACCGGCGGCGGTCCGGGCGCGCGGTGGCCGGGGTCGCCGGCGGCCTCGCCGATCACCTCGGCGTGCGCGTGCTGTGGGTGCGCGTCACCTTCGCTCTGCTCGGCGGGCTCGGTGGGGTCGGCCTGTTCGCCTATGGCCTGCTCTGGGTGTTCGTCCCGCAGAACGCCAAGGAGGAGAAGAAGGAGGGCACGGCCAAGGACCGCCAGCAGGCGTTCGGGCTGATCGCGCTCGGCGTCGGCCTGTCCGTGGCCGGGGGTGCGCTGAGCGGGTTGTTCAGCGGCTGGGTGGCGGCGCCGCTGACGGTCGCGCTGATCGGTGCGGCGGTGGTCTGGCGGGAGGCCGACGAGTCGCAGCGCCGCCGGTGGCGCACCGGCGCCAAGACCGGGGTGGTCGGCACGCTGTCCGGGGCGGGCGGCTGGTCGGCGGCGATCCGCATCCTGGCCGGGGCCGCGCTGGTGATGACCGGCGTCGGCGTGGTGCTGCTCCGCTCGGGGAGCATGGAGCAGATCCAGTTCGCGTTGCTCGCGGTGCTGGCCACGCTGATCGGGGTGGCGGTGCTGACCGTGCCGTTCTGGGTCCGGCTGGTCCGCGACCTGGGGGAGGAACGCCGGGCCCGCATCCGCACCGAGGAACGCGCCGAGATCGCCGCGCACCTGCACGACTCGGTGCTGCAGACGCTCGCACTGATCCAGAAGCAGTCGGGGGACCCGCGGGAGGTGGCGCGGCTGGCCAGGGGACAGGAACGGCAGCTGCGCAGTTGGCTCTACGGCCCGTCGGGGTACGGGGACAAGGAGAAGTCGGGGTCGGAGGGGCTGGCGCCGTCCGGGGGACGGTTGTCCGAGGCCATCGCGACCGCGTGCGGGGAAGTGGAGGACAGCTTCGCGATCTCGGTGCAGCAGGTGGTGGTCGGCGAGGCCGAACTGGACGAGCCGCTGACCGCGCTGGTGCACGCCGCGCGGGAGGCCATCGTCAACGCGGCCAAGCACGCCGGGGTGGACGAGGTGAGCGTGTACGCCGAAGTGGAGCCGACAGCGGTCACCGTGTTCGTGCGCGATCGGGGGAAGGGGTTCGATCCGGACACGGTTCCCGACGACCGCCATGGCCTGGCGGACTCGATCCGGGGGAGGATGGAGCGCAACGGCGGCAAGTGCCGTCTCCGCACCGCCCCTGGCGAGGGCACCGAGGTGCAACTGGAAATGCCGATCAAGGTGGGGAAGGTCGCGTGACGGACGAGGCGAAGAGGCCGGTATCGGTGTTCCTGGTGGACGACCACGCTTTGTTCCGCGCGGGGGTGCGGGCCGAGCTGGAGTCCATCACCGAGGAGGTGCGGGTGGTCGGCGAGGCGGGGTCCGTCGCCGAGGCCGCGGCGGGGATCGCGCGCACCCGCCCGCAGGTGGTGCTGCTCGACGTGCACATGCCCGACGGTGGCGGCGCCGAGGTGCTGCGCCGGGTCCGCCCGGAGCTGCCGGACGTGGTCTTCCTGGCGCTTTCGGTGTCGGACGCGGCCGAGGACGTGATCGCGGTGATCCGGGCGGGGGCCCGGGGGTACGTCACCAAGACGATCTCGTCGAAGGAACTGGTCCGCGCGGTGGTCCGGGTGGCCGACGGGGACGCGGTGTTCTCGCCGCGCCTGGCCGGGTTCGTGCTGGACGCCTTCGCCGACCGGCCGGGGTCCGCGCCGATCAGCGACCCCGAGCTGGACCTGCTCACCCCGCGGGAGCGCGACGTGCTGCGCCTGCTCGCGCGGGGTTACGCCTACAAGGAGATCGCGTCGGAGCTGTTCATCTCGGTGAAGACGGTGGAGACCCACGTGTCGAGCGTCCTGCGCAAGACCCAGCTGTCCAACCGATACGAGTTGTCCCGCTGGGCCTCCGACCGCCGTCTCGTCTGAGCTACTTGGCTGGGGCCGGTTCCACCGGGACGGGCTCCAGCTCCAGGTCCACGGGGTTCTTCGTGCGCCGCCGGACCCTGGTCAGCGCGACGCCCGCGAGCACCACGACCATGCCGGCCAGCACCCGCAGGTCCAGTTGCTCGCTGAGGAGCAGGCTCCCGAGCAGCACCGACACCACCGGCAGCAGGTAACCCACGGTCGAGGTGGCCACCGCGCCCTCGGTCTCCAGCAGCCGGTAGTTCATCGCGAAGGCGATCCCGGTGGAGAACACGCCGAGCACCGCCACCGCCACGAAGGCACCGAGGTCGAAGTGCACCGGCGTGGTGCCCCCGACCGGCATCGCCAGCACCAGGAACCCGCTGGCCAGAAGCATCTGCGTGCCCGCGAGCACCACCGGCGAAGACCCGCTGCGGGAGAGGTTGCGCTCCTCGTAGACGAAGGCGAACCCGTAGCTGGCCGAGGCCGCGAGGCAGGCCAGCGCACCCCAGCTGAGCAGGCCGGACGCCTGCCAGGGGGCGAAGATGAGCACGGTGCCCGCCAGCCCGAGCAGCAGCCCGGCGCCCTTGGCGGCGCTCATCCGCTTCTCCATGCGCCAGAGCACCGCGGCCAGCAGCGCCCACAGCGGGGTGGTCGCGTTGATCACGCCGGTGATGCCGGAGTCCACGGTCTGCTCACCGATCGCGAAGAGCAGGAACGGCAGCGCGCAGTGGAACAGCCCGGCGACGGCCAGGTGGAACCACAGCCGCCGGTCCGAGGGCAGCCGGTGGCGGTTGAGCAGGCAGAGCAGCAGCAGGACGGTGGCGCCCAGCAGCAGCCTGCCCAGCACGAGCTGCACCGGCGAGAACGCGTGCAGCCCGAGTTTGATCCAGAAGAAGCTCGACCCCCACATCAGCGCGAGCGCGCCCATCCGCAACAGGGTCTTCGTTTCGGTCACCCCAGGCCTCCCTTGCTCACGGCCCAGCCTTGCCACCACGAGAGGTAAGGACAAGCGAAATCTTCTGCACTGATTCGTTAGCAGAACTGTAAGATCAGGCCATGCTGGACATCCGGCGCCTGCAGGTGCTGAACGCGGTGATCACCAACGGTTCGATCTCCGCGGCGGCCCGGACACTGGGCTACACGCCGTCCGCGCTCAGCCAGCAACTGTCCACCCTGGAACGGGAAGCGGGCACCGCGCTGCTCGAACGCGTCGGCCGCGGCGTGCGCCCCACCCCGGCGGGCCTGCTGCTCGCCGAACACGCCGAACTCCTGAGCAACCAGCTTCTGCGGGCAGAAGCAGCGTTGGCCGAGTTGAAGGACGGGCGCACCGGCAGCCTGTCCATCCGGTACTTCGCCACCGCGGGCGCGGCGCTGGTCCCGCCCGCGGTCGCCGCCGTGCGCCGCGACTTCCCCGGCGTCCGGCTCAGCCTGAAGCTGACCGAGCCGGAGGACCCGCTGCCCTCGGTCGAATCCGGCGAGACCGACTTCGCCATCGTCGTGCTCCCGAAGCAGGGGCGGCCCGCGAAGAACGTCGACCTGTTCCCGCTGCTCGACGACCCGTACCGGGCCGTGCTGCCGAAGTCGCACCCGCTGGCGTCGAAGGAGGTGATCGAGCTGGCGGACCTCGGCGGCGAGCCGTGGATCGCCATCGACCCGCTCGGGCCCTGCCTGGACATCCTGCTCGGTGCCTGCGGCGAAGCCGGGTTCACGCCGGAGTTCGCCGTCGAATGCGAGGACTACGCGACCGCGCAGGGGTTCATCGCCGCCGGGCTCGGCGTGATGCTGATCCCCGAACTGGGCCTCGGTTCACCGCACCCCGGCGTGGTCGTGCGCCCGGTGGTCCGGCCGGACGTGGTGCGCTGCATCCACGCGGCGGTGGCCTGGCACGCGCGTGGCCTGCCGGTGGTCCGCCACCTGGTGGACGGCCTGCGGGCGGCCTCGGTCAGACCAGGAACAACTCGGTGAACGCGATGCCCATGGCCACCGCGAAGAAGATGGCCAGCGCCATCACCACCCAGCGGCGGATCTGATCGCCGGACGGGCGGGACGACGCCTGCTCGGCCGGGACCGGGGCGATCTCGCCGACGCGGGTCTGGTGGTGGGCCGTGGCGCCGTGGTGCTGTGGCGGCGGCGGAGGGGTGGTGACCTGCGGCAACGCGGTCGCGGTCGGCGGGATGAAGGCGGTCTGCCTGCCGTCGGTGATCGCCTTGAGCGAGGTGATGATGTCGGACATCGTCGGCCGGGTGATCGGGTCCGTGCGCAGCATCTTCGACAGCGCGCCGGAGAGCACCCCGGTGTGGTTCGGCTGCACCTGCGGGCCGGTGCCGTCGGGACCGGTCGGCGGCACGCCCTCCACCGCGGCGAACAGGGTCGCGCCCAGCGAATAGACGTCCGACGCGGTGGTCGGTACCTCGCCACGCCGCACCTCGGGCGAGAGGTAGGCCGGATCGAGCCAGCCCGAGATGCCGATGTCGGTGAGCTTGACCCCGCCGTCGTCGGCGAGCAGCACGTTGCTCGGCTGCAGACCGCGGTGCGGGATGCCGGAGGCGTGCGCGGTGATCAGCGCCGACCCCAGTTGGACGCCCAGGAAGGCGGCCTGTTCCGGGGTGAGCCTGCCGTACTCGGACAGGAAGTCGACCATGTTCCGCGACGGCACGTACTCCATCGCCAGCCAGACGTCGGCGCCGTCGCGGACCACGTCGTGCACGGTGATCGCGCAGGCGTGCGAGATCCGGGTGGCGTCGTGGCCCTGCTGCATGGCGATCGCCCGCGCGTGCTCCGCCTGCTGCGGATCGAGTCCGGGAGGCAGGTAGAGCCGTTTCGCGGCCACGTTGCGGTGCAGGCGCGTGTCGTACGCCATCCAGACGATTCCCGCTCGCCCGCGGCCGATCGGCTGGTCCAGCCGGTAGCGGCCACTGATGAGCGCGCCCTGAGAACTCAATCAACTACCTCTGTCACGCCGACGTTCCGGGGGGTCTGGTCATCCAAGGCATCCACAGTAACCGGTGATCGACTGCCGTCGCGCCGCGGCGACCGTGAGCCTGCCTACTCCGAGACGGGCGGTCCGCTCGGCTCGGTCGACGGGTCCGGCGGGTCCGACGGCGGCTTCGGTTTCGACGACGGCGGCTTGTTCGACGTCGGGTTCGGATTGCTGGCCGCCGGCGGGTCGTCGTCCTTCGGCGGTGCGGAGGACGCCGGCCTGGTCGGTCCAGGATCGTCCGGCGGCTCTTCCGAAGCCGACTCCTCGGCCGAGCTTTCCGTGCTCGACGGCGCGCTCGAGGTGGAGGCGGGCGGCGGCACGATCGGGCCGGTGTCGCCCGTGGGGTTGTCGCTGGGAATGAAGATCCACGCGCCGAGCGCGACCAGCGCCACCAGCACGATGCCGCCGATCACGGCAGGCTTCTTCCACGCACCGGCGCGGTCGTCGGCGGGCGGCGGCGGGGTCCGCTGCGGCTCCGGCTGGTAGTCGTCGTACTCGTCGCGGTGGGGCTGCGACGGCACGGGGGCGACCGCGGTGCCCGCGCCGGCGGCGCGGAACCGGTCGCTGTCGTAGTCCTCGTCCGGGTAGCCCTCACCGGGCGGGTAACCGTCGTCCGGGCGGTCGTCGTAGAACCCACCGGCGGCCGGGGTGTCGGACAGGGTCCCGGAGTAACCACCGGACATCCCGTCCGGTTCCGGCAGCATCTGCGTGCCCAGCGCACCGGCGATCGCGCCCGCTCCGGCGGCGGCCGCCGCGGGCGAGGCGTGCACCTCGGTCGGGCCGCCGAGCGGGGTCTCGCCGCGCGCGACCGCGTCCAGCAGGTCCTCGCACTCCTCGGCGGTCGGCCGGTGGTCGACCTCGGGGTGCAGCATCACCGCGAGCACGCTGGCCATCGGCCCGGACTGACGCGGCGGGTTGATCTGCCCGGCGGCCACCGCGTGCAGCAGGCTCAGCGTGTTCTCGCTCAGCCCGAACGGCGGCTGGCCCTCGCAGGCCGCGTACAGCGTCGACCCCAGCGAGAACACGTCCGACTCGGGGCCGGGGTCGCCGCCGATGGCCACCTCGGGCGCCAGGTAGGCGGGCGTGCCGGCGATCATGCCGGTCTTGGTCACGGTGACGTCGTCCTTGGCCCGCGAGATGCCGAAGTCGGTGATCTTCACGTGGCCGTTGCCGGCGATCAGGATGTTGCCCGGCTTGATGTCGCGGTGCACGATGCCGACCGCGTGCGCCTCCTTCAGCGCCGCCGCGATCTGCGTGCCGATCCGCGCCACCTCCATCGGCGGCAGCGTTTTGTGCTCGTGCAGCACCTGCGCCAGGCTCGTGGAGTTCAGGTACTCCATGATCAGGCAGGGCTGGCCGTTCTCGTCGGCGACCACGTCGAACACGGTGATCGCGTTCGGGTGGTGCAGCCGGGCGGCGATCCGGCCTTCGCGCATGGTGCGCTGCCGGGCGTCCTCGGCTTCGTGCCCGTCCAGTCCCGGCTGCAGCAGCAGTTGCTTGATCGCGACCGTGCGCGCCAGCACCTCGTCGTGCGCTTGCCAGACGGCGCCCATCGCGCCGGTACCGATGCGCTGGACGATGCGATACCGGCCGGCGACCAGGCGACCCTCGTCGCTCACGCGACCTCCTTCTGGTGCTCCGCGGGCTCGCGGTGGTGGAAATCCTGCCCGCTGAGCGTATGCACAGTGGGACGGTCTGTGGGCCGGGTTTGCCGAGACCGTCTCGTGACAAGGCTAGGGCGTTAACTCTGCGCACACACGGGTGGCACCCAGCGCGCGGGTGGGCCTCGTCACCCGAACGGCGAAGAGCTTAGGAGGTGTGCTGGGCCGACAACAGCCGGGCCTGGGAGATCAACCCGCCGTCGGCGCCGGTGAACCACAGCTGCTGGGTGATCCGCAGCTGGCGGCCGTCGTCGTCGAGCATGGTGACCAACGCGAGCACCGATCCGTCCGGCTGCTCCCGCGCGCTTTCCACCCGCACCGAATCCATCGCGCTCCAGGCGCGGACGAGGTCGCCGGGCTGCTCCCCGGCGACGGCGCCGGTCAGCATCTTCAGCGCGCCGCTCGGGTTGACGTCCACCTGCCGGTAGAACCGCTCGACCAGCTCGCGCTTGGACGCCGGTGCCGAGGTGGAGGTGCCTGCCGCCGGGGTCACCGCTTCGGGCACCACGGGCGCCACCGGATTCCCGGCCGGCGAGGTGCCCGGCTGCGTGACCGGTGTGGTTTCGGAGGTCGCGGGCAGCGTCGGGCCGGTGGCCGAGGGGCCGCGGGGCGACGGGATGGCGAACGCGCCCAGCGCGGCCGCGCCGGTGATCCCGGCGTCGGAGGGCTGGGTGACGCCGAGCCCGGAATGCTCGGGCGGGCGGTCGCGCAGCATCGCCGCGGCGGCGATCGAGCCGGTCAGCAGGGCCGCGGCGCCCAGCAGGCCGAGCATCTTGGACCGCCGGGCGAACCGGCTCTCCGGCTCCTGGGGTGGGCGTTCCGGCTCGGCGACGGCCTGGTGGACCGGTTTGGGCAGGAACTTCTCCGGCGCGGCGAGCACCTGTTCGAGGTGCGCGCG from the Amycolatopsis magusensis genome contains:
- a CDS encoding ATP-binding protein — its product is MGHVPEQVQRTPETAPPEAETVVIPAPRSAVEETGPPKLHRRRSGRAVAGVAGGLADHLGVRVLWVRVTFALLGGLGGVGLFAYGLLWVFVPQNAKEEKKEGTAKDRQQAFGLIALGVGLSVAGGALSGLFSGWVAAPLTVALIGAAVVWREADESQRRRWRTGAKTGVVGTLSGAGGWSAAIRILAGAALVMTGVGVVLLRSGSMEQIQFALLAVLATLIGVAVLTVPFWVRLVRDLGEERRARIRTEERAEIAAHLHDSVLQTLALIQKQSGDPREVARLARGQERQLRSWLYGPSGYGDKEKSGSEGLAPSGGRLSEAIATACGEVEDSFAISVQQVVVGEAELDEPLTALVHAAREAIVNAAKHAGVDEVSVYAEVEPTAVTVFVRDRGKGFDPDTVPDDRHGLADSIRGRMERNGGKCRLRTAPGEGTEVQLEMPIKVGKVA
- a CDS encoding LysR family transcriptional regulator, with the translated sequence MLDIRRLQVLNAVITNGSISAAARTLGYTPSALSQQLSTLEREAGTALLERVGRGVRPTPAGLLLAEHAELLSNQLLRAEAALAELKDGRTGSLSIRYFATAGAALVPPAVAAVRRDFPGVRLSLKLTEPEDPLPSVESGETDFAIVVLPKQGRPAKNVDLFPLLDDPYRAVLPKSHPLASKEVIELADLGGEPWIAIDPLGPCLDILLGACGEAGFTPEFAVECEDYATAQGFIAAGLGVMLIPELGLGSPHPGVVVRPVVRPDVVRCIHAAVAWHARGLPVVRHLVDGLRAASVRPGTTR
- the guaA gene encoding glutamine-hydrolyzing GMP synthase, whose amino-acid sequence is MNSSTGPVLVVDFGAQYAQLIARRVREAQVYSEVVPHTAAVDELLAKNPAAIILSGGPSSVYEEGAPAMDPALVEAGVPVFGICYGFQLLASALGGTVEATGAREYGRTEVKVTGDGGVLHDELPTRHPAWMSHGDSVTKAPEGAVVTATSDGAPVAGFEDTGRRIAGVQYHPEVGHSPHGQEVLRRFLHEIAGIRPQWTTASIVEDQVAKIAAQVGDGRAICGLSGGVDSAVAAALVQRAIGDRLTCVFVDHGLLRAGERTQVERDFVAATGVNLVTVDARERFMDALAGVTDPEQKRKIIGREFIRVFEQAERDLKAEGDYRFLVQGTLYPDVVESGGGAGTSNIKSHHNVGGLPEDLAFELVEPLRLLFKDEVRRVGLELGLPETIVHRQPFPGPGLGIRIIGEVTPERLATLRSADAIAREELTAAGMDRDIWQCPVVLLADVRSVGVQGDGRTYGHPVVLRPVSSEDAMTADWTRLPYEVLERISTRITNEVADVNRVVLDVTSKPPGTIEWE
- a CDS encoding serine/threonine-protein kinase, with translation MSSQGALISGRYRLDQPIGRGRAGIVWMAYDTRLHRNVAAKRLYLPPGLDPQQAEHARAIAMQQGHDATRISHACAITVHDVVRDGADVWLAMEYVPSRNMVDFLSEYGRLTPEQAAFLGVQLGSALITAHASGIPHRGLQPSNVLLADDGGVKLTDIGISGWLDPAYLSPEVRRGEVPTTASDVYSLGATLFAAVEGVPPTGPDGTGPQVQPNHTGVLSGALSKMLRTDPITRPTMSDIITSLKAITDGRQTAFIPPTATALPQVTTPPPPPQHHGATAHHQTRVGEIAPVPAEQASSRPSGDQIRRWVVMALAIFFAVAMGIAFTELFLV
- a CDS encoding PspC domain-containing protein, coding for MSGTSTQPPETSKSGLNGFEETVKDFWVSRPRRPKQGRKAAGVAAAIGNRYGIDPVLVRVALVAATVFGGIGIALYVVGWLLFADEHDEVSPIEGLIGRGRSSMNPALTVVLACSLFFVVPWSFAGNWFDGGGFFGFGLLMLALYLLHRSRGQFNRPAVPPAPGHDAGFTMTDGGTTVSSSTDAPPQWDPLGAAPFAWDLPDPNPAPVLHEPAAPPVPRRRSSAVSKATFAVALVAAGVMTALGISGVPWFDPAHIIGVTLGVLGIGMVAGSLTGGGRGLIGLAVPLSIAGVALTAVPFQAVGGGVGSINATPRAAGEVLPVYEQTAGDIDLDLTDLPSGTPVTTIVRTTLGSSTVIVPEDADVQVTCASSVGDIECLGRSHSGLGNAPITVTDLGRDGAGGPKYDLDVTTSTGSVEVRRG
- a CDS encoding DMT family transporter codes for the protein MTETKTLLRMGALALMWGSSFFWIKLGLHAFSPVQLVLGRLLLGATVLLLLCLLNRHRLPSDRRLWFHLAVAGLFHCALPFLLFAIGEQTVDSGITGVINATTPLWALLAAVLWRMEKRMSAAKGAGLLLGLAGTVLIFAPWQASGLLSWGALACLAASASYGFAFVYEERNLSRSGSSPVVLAGTQMLLASGFLVLAMPVGGTTPVHFDLGAFVAVAVLGVFSTGIAFAMNYRLLETEGAVATSTVGYLLPVVSVLLGSLLLSEQLDLRVLAGMVVVLAGVALTRVRRRTKNPVDLELEPVPVEPAPAK
- a CDS encoding response regulator, which translates into the protein MTDEAKRPVSVFLVDDHALFRAGVRAELESITEEVRVVGEAGSVAEAAAGIARTRPQVVLLDVHMPDGGGAEVLRRVRPELPDVVFLALSVSDAAEDVIAVIRAGARGYVTKTISSKELVRAVVRVADGDAVFSPRLAGFVLDAFADRPGSAPISDPELDLLTPRERDVLRLLARGYAYKEIASELFISVKTVETHVSSVLRKTQLSNRYELSRWASDRRLV
- a CDS encoding zinc-dependent alcohol dehydrogenase family protein, with the protein product MRATLIYGAGDVRVEDVPDPVLRTPSDAVVRVLRSCVCGSDLWPYASREATEQGQRIGHEFLGVVEDAGREVRTVKAGDLVVAPFVYSDNTCEFCREGLHTSCRNGGNWGVHDVDGGQGEAVRVPQADGTLVKLPVSGNDTALLPSLLTLSDVFSTGHHAAVTAGVSERTTVTVIGDGAVGLCAVLAARRLGAERIILMGRHQARTDLGREFGATDVVAERGEEGIAKVRELTGGSGTHAVLECVGTKPAFEMGIGVVRPGGRISRVGVPQYSEGLIGRYVFGNNITITGGVAPARHYIEQLLPDVLDGRVEPGKVFDVTMSLEQVPQAYQAMADRTALKVLVA